Proteins from a single region of bacterium:
- a CDS encoding response regulator, translated as MAENCSVLVVDDEDTVRRLIARLLEKMGHTVTEASGSDEALDIMNSRSFDILLTDHKMPGKSGLDLLIETNRLYPDMVKIMFTGMGGQDLYRELINREAVFSVLEKPITGELLSDTVERAFSYRLKRIRERNEIRDLQEKYHTIFDNTTDLIQSIDTLGKFIYVNPAWHKVMDYDQKDLADITLFDLVHEDYRLKIMDTVSSVMTGSMTGSFDTVMISKNGLPVFLEGSATPQRRDGSVVAIGFIFRDVTERHRAEQEIQARLRQETMIARIAHLLANADEPRFVFPFILEIVGECAQADRAYIYSLDEGKQAFEKVDTWCASPYALDSQWDYLVPYGEIPEIYKKIRGKEVIVYETMESIRQPDRRFMEQHMIESNLLFPIRAGTSTVGILGFDTIRFPQSWEDNDISMLRAAVDIIANAWTRQQEIDFRKQKEREAEQSRLLVIRADRLAAVGTMTTGIIHEITQPLNAINVSTQTILYGLSRGWLLDDTKVTNSLNLIVEQIRRMNDIIINMRAFARDGLPTAREMANLNVQVERVHVMLGEQMKAHGIDFELNLGDIPDNEMNTQQILQVILNLVTNARQAVDEIENDQKKIIVTTTVEDSMVVFEISDNGPGVPSVLHEKIFDPFFTTKEVGQGTGLGLSISSGIVHDHNGILDIRDNEMGGATFIMKLPFRQNKG; from the coding sequence ATGGCAGAGAACTGTTCCGTTCTGGTCGTTGATGATGAAGATACTGTGCGAAGGCTCATCGCGAGACTCCTCGAAAAGATGGGCCATACCGTAACGGAGGCATCGGGATCGGACGAGGCTCTCGATATTATGAACAGCCGGTCGTTCGATATCCTTCTCACCGATCATAAGATGCCGGGGAAAAGCGGGCTCGATTTGCTGATTGAGACAAACAGACTGTATCCCGACATGGTAAAAATCATGTTCACCGGGATGGGGGGCCAGGACCTCTACCGTGAGCTGATAAACCGCGAGGCAGTCTTTTCGGTTCTGGAAAAACCGATCACGGGCGAGCTCCTCTCCGATACTGTTGAAAGGGCTTTTTCCTATCGCCTGAAACGTATCCGGGAAAGGAATGAGATTCGCGATCTTCAGGAAAAGTACCACACAATTTTCGATAATACCACCGATCTTATCCAGAGTATCGACACTCTCGGAAAATTCATCTACGTCAATCCCGCATGGCATAAAGTCATGGATTATGATCAGAAGGACCTTGCGGATATTACTCTTTTCGACCTCGTTCATGAGGATTACCGGCTAAAGATCATGGACACTGTCAGCAGTGTGATGACAGGTTCGATGACGGGCTCGTTCGATACGGTCATGATTTCCAAAAACGGTCTGCCCGTATTTCTCGAGGGAAGCGCCACCCCTCAGCGCCGTGACGGCAGCGTTGTCGCAATCGGGTTCATTTTCCGCGATGTGACTGAGCGACACCGCGCCGAGCAGGAAATACAGGCACGGCTCAGGCAGGAGACCATGATTGCCAGAATCGCGCACCTGCTTGCAAATGCCGATGAACCTCGTTTTGTATTTCCTTTCATCCTTGAAATTGTCGGTGAGTGTGCCCAGGCCGACCGTGCATACATCTATTCGCTCGACGAAGGAAAACAGGCATTTGAGAAAGTCGATACCTGGTGCGCCTCCCCGTATGCTCTGGACAGCCAATGGGACTATCTTGTCCCGTACGGCGAAATACCGGAGATTTACAAAAAAATCAGGGGTAAAGAGGTTATCGTTTACGAAACCATGGAGTCGATACGGCAGCCGGACCGCCGTTTTATGGAACAGCACATGATAGAGTCGAATCTTTTGTTCCCCATTCGCGCCGGAACAAGCACTGTGGGGATTCTCGGGTTCGATACCATACGGTTTCCACAGAGCTGGGAAGACAACGATATTTCGATGCTCAGGGCAGCGGTCGATATCATCGCCAACGCCTGGACCCGTCAGCAGGAAATCGATTTCAGGAAACAGAAAGAACGTGAGGCCGAACAATCACGGCTTCTCGTGATAAGAGCGGATCGTCTCGCCGCGGTGGGGACGATGACTACGGGTATTATTCATGAAATCACGCAGCCGCTCAACGCGATAAACGTATCCACCCAGACTATTCTCTACGGTCTTTCACGCGGCTGGCTGCTCGATGATACAAAGGTGACAAACAGCCTTAACCTGATTGTCGAACAGATCAGGCGAATGAACGACATCATCATCAATATGCGCGCGTTTGCCCGTGACGGGCTTCCGACGGCCCGTGAAATGGCAAACCTCAATGTCCAGGTCGAACGGGTTCATGTGATGCTCGGTGAACAGATGAAGGCTCATGGTATCGATTTTGAACTCAATCTCGGCGACATACCCGACAATGAGATGAACACACAGCAGATTCTTCAGGTTATTCTCAACCTCGTAACGAACGCCCGTCAGGCTGTGGATGAGATCGAGAACGATCAGAAAAAAATCATCGTTACCACAACGGTGGAAGATTCCATGGTTGTGTTCGAAATAAGCGATAACGGCCCCGGTGTTCCGTCCGTACTCCACGAAAAGATATTCGATCCGTTTTTCACCACAAAAGAAGTGGGGCAGGGCACCGGTCTGGGACTCTCGATAAGCAGCGGTATCGTTCATGATCATAACGGTATACTCGATATCAGGGATAACGAGATGGGCGGTGCAACGTTCATCATGAAACTTCCGTTCAGACAGAATAAAGGGTGA
- a CDS encoding protein-glutamate O-methyltransferase CheR: MNSGVQKGHSFELRDSEYKKLADIVYRCAGISLGDNKKELVHARLSKILRKREIAGFSEYMSILSNDKTGDELISLLDAISTNVTHFFRESEHFTFFNETFSDKGHDGNLRIWSAGCSSGEEPYSIAITLRENILKEKSPMPYILATDLSTKVLDRATSGLYPMKAIENLQAALKKKYFLKGKGEFAGMIKVKKAITSMVTFQRLNLIEPFQFSKKFDVIFCRNVMIYFDNETRSSIVRKYYDALHPGGYLIIGHSESLNGVDHSFKYIKPTIYRKL; encoded by the coding sequence ATGAATTCTGGCGTTCAGAAAGGGCATAGCTTCGAACTCCGTGACAGCGAGTATAAAAAACTGGCTGACATTGTTTACCGGTGTGCGGGGATAAGCCTCGGTGATAATAAAAAAGAGCTTGTCCATGCGCGGCTCAGCAAGATACTGAGAAAACGTGAAATAGCCGGTTTTTCGGAATACATGTCAATTTTAAGTAATGACAAAACAGGGGACGAACTTATTTCCCTGCTCGATGCAATCTCCACAAATGTTACCCATTTCTTCCGCGAATCGGAACATTTCACGTTTTTCAACGAGACCTTTTCCGATAAAGGGCACGATGGGAATCTCCGGATATGGAGCGCAGGGTGTTCGAGCGGTGAGGAGCCGTATTCGATAGCCATAACGCTGCGGGAAAATATTCTGAAAGAAAAATCCCCGATGCCCTACATTCTTGCCACTGACCTTTCAACAAAAGTTCTCGACAGGGCAACAAGCGGCCTGTATCCCATGAAGGCAATTGAAAACCTTCAGGCCGCCCTGAAGAAAAAGTATTTTCTGAAGGGAAAAGGGGAATTCGCGGGAATGATAAAAGTGAAAAAAGCAATTACGAGCATGGTTACTTTTCAGAGACTCAATCTTATAGAGCCGTTCCAGTTCAGCAAGAAATTTGACGTTATTTTTTGCAGAAATGTCATGATATATTTCGATAATGAAACACGGAGCAGCATAGTCAGGAAGTATTATGATGCCCTCCATCCGGGAGGATACCTCATCATCGGACATTCGGAGAGCCTGAATGGTGTCGATCATTCATTCAAATACATCAAGCCTACTATTTACAGGAAATTATAA
- a CDS encoding chemotaxis protein CheA, whose amino-acid sequence MNISELIDALAQEALLLDPHNLQACGKMLSILEKIDNPKVEKVKIKLTGYLESLIMNDIDGQAPQLETIIGAVTEIQNRLKDEGFEAEAVESEKTRAEEKDTEETDAEETGAEIAEEAVAKQVKIPMEPESEPSGGMDEQTIEEPDLLRDFIVEANEHLDSIELNMVEWEKSPNDKEIINSIFRPFHTIKGVAGFLNLQKVNRLAHQLENLLDEARDNRIKLSPSLSDLIFDGVDILKSMITALDKCMAANEPIVYGVNIEPFIQRLSMFISSGIDAGDQADTSDDGEFENAPVQPIGEILVKEGKVGMDVLQKTLEKQAESGTQKKIGELLVEENAVTVRDVRDAIRKQVEPNKQTAEKHIKVDTTKMDQLLDTVGELVISETMVTHNPNILRITDQRLVRDLAQLQRVTMTLQSISMSMRLVPIGATFQKMNRIVRDLAKKSGKHINLVLDGQSAEIDRNMVEELYDPLVHMVRNSCDHGIKKPEERTANGKPPEGTIILKAEHTGGKVAISISDDGDGLDRERILQKAREKGIIKPEERPDDKEIDHLIFMPGFSTAQQVTDVSGRGVGMDVVRKAIEKLRGTVEIHSKKGEGTTFIIKLPLTTAIIDGMLVQIGEERYIIPTLSVRQLVRPEEQEINTVVGRGKTAMIRGKLLPLIKLSEVLGIENGQKDTSESVLVVVEDSERVVALQVDSLLGKQEVVIKTLGEQFKDLKGVAGGAILGDGKIGLILDVRSIINSDEIAVGIG is encoded by the coding sequence ATGAACATATCGGAACTCATTGATGCTTTGGCCCAGGAAGCTCTTCTCCTCGACCCTCATAATCTGCAGGCATGTGGAAAGATGCTTTCTATTTTGGAAAAAATCGACAATCCAAAAGTCGAAAAGGTAAAAATAAAACTGACCGGATACCTTGAATCACTGATCATGAATGATATCGATGGACAGGCGCCACAACTCGAAACGATTATTGGTGCAGTGACAGAGATTCAGAACCGGCTCAAGGACGAGGGCTTCGAGGCTGAAGCGGTCGAGTCTGAAAAAACTCGGGCTGAAGAAAAAGATACTGAAGAAACCGATGCTGAAGAAACCGGGGCGGAAATCGCTGAAGAAGCTGTCGCTAAACAGGTAAAAATTCCTATGGAGCCGGAAAGCGAGCCCTCCGGCGGGATGGACGAACAGACAATAGAAGAGCCCGATCTTTTAAGGGATTTTATTGTTGAAGCCAATGAACATCTCGATTCCATTGAGCTCAATATGGTTGAATGGGAAAAGAGTCCGAACGACAAAGAAATCATCAATTCGATTTTCAGACCGTTTCACACGATAAAAGGTGTTGCCGGATTCCTGAATCTCCAGAAAGTAAACCGGCTTGCACACCAGCTCGAAAACCTGCTCGACGAAGCCCGTGACAACAGAATAAAGCTGAGCCCGAGTCTTTCGGATCTGATTTTCGATGGCGTCGACATACTCAAGTCCATGATAACCGCTCTGGATAAATGCATGGCAGCCAACGAACCTATCGTTTACGGTGTCAATATCGAGCCGTTCATACAGAGGCTGTCGATGTTCATTTCTTCGGGAATTGATGCGGGCGACCAGGCAGACACATCCGATGACGGAGAATTTGAAAATGCCCCTGTGCAGCCAATCGGCGAAATCCTTGTCAAGGAGGGCAAGGTCGGTATGGATGTTCTCCAGAAAACCCTGGAAAAACAGGCGGAATCGGGGACACAGAAAAAAATCGGCGAACTTCTCGTTGAGGAAAACGCCGTTACTGTCCGTGATGTTCGGGACGCTATCAGGAAACAGGTGGAACCGAACAAGCAGACCGCTGAAAAACATATCAAGGTCGATACCACGAAGATGGATCAGCTCCTCGATACGGTTGGTGAACTTGTCATTTCCGAAACCATGGTGACACACAATCCCAATATTTTGAGAATCACCGATCAGCGTCTTGTCCGCGATCTCGCGCAGCTCCAGAGGGTGACCATGACGCTCCAGAGTATTTCCATGTCGATGCGTCTTGTTCCGATCGGAGCGACATTCCAGAAAATGAACCGTATTGTACGGGACCTCGCCAAAAAATCCGGGAAACATATCAATCTGGTGCTGGACGGCCAGTCTGCTGAAATAGACCGCAACATGGTCGAGGAGCTCTATGATCCCCTCGTGCATATGGTGCGGAATTCATGCGACCATGGGATCAAGAAACCGGAAGAGCGTACGGCAAATGGGAAACCGCCCGAAGGCACCATTATTCTCAAAGCCGAGCATACCGGAGGGAAGGTGGCAATTTCCATATCCGATGACGGTGACGGCCTCGACCGTGAAAGAATTCTCCAGAAAGCCCGTGAAAAAGGAATCATCAAGCCCGAAGAACGGCCGGATGACAAGGAAATCGATCATCTCATTTTTATGCCGGGTTTTTCCACCGCGCAGCAGGTAACCGATGTTTCCGGACGCGGTGTCGGTATGGATGTGGTCAGGAAAGCCATTGAAAAACTCCGCGGCACGGTCGAAATTCATTCGAAAAAGGGCGAAGGAACAACATTCATCATCAAACTTCCCCTCACGACAGCTATCATTGACGGCATGCTCGTTCAGATAGGCGAGGAACGCTATATCATTCCGACTCTCTCGGTCCGTCAGCTCGTAAGACCGGAAGAACAGGAAATCAATACGGTCGTAGGGCGTGGTAAGACGGCCATGATACGCGGAAAACTGCTCCCCCTCATAAAACTTTCGGAAGTTCTGGGTATCGAAAATGGCCAGAAGGATACTTCCGAATCGGTTCTCGTTGTGGTCGAGGACAGCGAACGGGTGGTTGCCCTCCAGGTGGACTCGCTTCTGGGCAAACAGGAAGTTGTCATCAAAACGCTCGGCGAGCAGTTCAAGGACCTCAAGGGAGTTGCCGGCGGCGCAATCCTCGGCGACGGGAAAATCGGGCTTATCCTGGATGTCCGGAGCATCATCAACTCCGATGAAATAGCGGTAGGTATAGGATAA
- a CDS encoding response regulator: MKILLVDDDISSVTALMNLLEHDHVLKIASNGCDGLEQFDKNFYNVVVTDIMMPKMNGIQLLKEIRDRNKDTYVIVLSGYLTAHNIKTAEAYNPYAFFSKPLDVERFMNVIEEIKNELSADHVK; encoded by the coding sequence GTGAAAATCCTGCTTGTTGATGATGACATTTCAAGTGTGACAGCCCTTATGAATCTTCTGGAGCATGACCATGTGCTGAAGATTGCTTCGAACGGGTGCGATGGACTTGAGCAGTTCGATAAAAACTTTTATAACGTTGTAGTCACCGATATCATGATGCCGAAAATGAACGGTATACAATTACTCAAGGAAATCAGGGACAGAAATAAAGATACCTATGTAATCGTGCTGAGCGGTTATCTCACAGCGCATAATATTAAAACTGCGGAAGCCTATAATCCTTATGCTTTTTTCAGCAAACCTCTTGATGTCGAGCGTTTTATGAATGTCATCGAGGAGATAAAAAACGAGCTGTCGGCTGACCATGTTAAATAG
- a CDS encoding sigma-54 dependent transcriptional regulator → MNILLIDDNDAIRKSLSLFLTELGHDVTCAENGQEGLALFNRKQYHLVFTDIMMPKMDGFEFLNHIKNEMKSMVDVVIVTGHGNVDSAITALRSGAYDYLQKPVNLEELEVIIDRVSEHLSLKMTNEELTSRFEETVRERVIETENQLEKIRRAFRDNIGLNISIHSKKLDDLYKLAEKFHKSPLVPIIIEGETGTGKELLARFIHHGSEMVMKPFIALNCAAIPTELFESELFGHEAGAFTGANVSSKKGQFEIAGDGTLLLDEIGEMPLSTQVKLLRVLEEREYYRVGGVKRMTLKARIIASTNKSLGTEVEKNAFRRDLYHRLNVGYLRIPPLRERTEEIVPLTYDFFAKVCARHGKQNKILGLTPEAERFLERFSWPGNVRQLENAIERIVIIHDDPYIDVGHFAFLEQGEPAALQRVSDFSSAAQPENLKDIGSPAHSNTADMNYYKLPSEGIDLDELITNLVKEALRMADGNKTLAAKLLNISPRTIARRLEK, encoded by the coding sequence GTGAATATCCTCCTTATTGACGATAATGACGCAATCCGGAAGAGCCTGAGTTTGTTTTTAACCGAGCTCGGACATGATGTTACCTGCGCCGAAAACGGCCAGGAAGGGCTTGCGCTGTTCAACCGGAAACAGTATCACCTTGTCTTTACCGACATCATGATGCCGAAGATGGATGGTTTTGAATTTCTGAATCATATTAAAAACGAGATGAAGAGCATGGTCGATGTGGTTATCGTCACCGGTCATGGCAATGTCGACAGCGCGATAACCGCCCTGAGGTCCGGGGCGTATGACTACCTGCAGAAGCCGGTCAATCTCGAAGAGCTCGAGGTTATCATAGATCGTGTTTCGGAGCACTTATCATTGAAGATGACCAACGAGGAGCTGACATCACGGTTCGAGGAAACCGTCAGGGAGCGTGTCATCGAAACCGAAAACCAGCTTGAAAAAATCCGCCGGGCCTTTCGTGACAATATCGGTTTGAATATTTCCATACATTCGAAAAAACTGGACGACCTGTACAAGCTCGCTGAAAAATTTCACAAGTCACCCTTGGTTCCCATAATCATTGAAGGCGAAACAGGCACGGGGAAAGAGCTTCTTGCCCGGTTCATCCATCATGGCAGCGAAATGGTGATGAAGCCGTTCATAGCACTCAACTGTGCCGCGATTCCGACAGAGCTCTTCGAGAGCGAGCTGTTCGGTCATGAGGCCGGAGCATTCACCGGCGCAAACGTGAGCTCGAAAAAGGGACAATTCGAGATTGCCGGTGATGGCACACTGCTTCTCGACGAGATCGGCGAAATGCCCCTGTCGACACAGGTCAAACTGCTGCGGGTTCTGGAAGAACGCGAGTATTACAGAGTCGGAGGTGTCAAGCGCATGACGCTGAAAGCCCGGATAATCGCTTCGACGAACAAATCCCTCGGCACCGAAGTTGAAAAAAACGCTTTCCGGCGTGACCTTTACCACCGTCTCAATGTCGGGTATCTGAGAATTCCCCCCTTACGGGAACGGACAGAGGAAATCGTGCCGCTGACATATGATTTTTTTGCTAAGGTCTGCGCCCGCCATGGTAAACAGAATAAAATACTGGGGCTGACTCCTGAGGCGGAACGGTTTCTGGAGCGGTTTTCCTGGCCCGGGAATGTACGGCAGCTGGAAAATGCCATCGAGCGTATCGTAATCATCCATGACGATCCCTATATCGATGTGGGACATTTCGCCTTCCTTGAACAGGGTGAGCCTGCTGCTCTTCAACGCGTTTCGGATTTTTCTTCCGCTGCTCAACCGGAAAACCTGAAAGATATCGGCAGCCCGGCGCACAGCAATACGGCGGATATGAATTATTATAAGCTCCCCAGTGAAGGAATCGATCTGGACGAGTTGATTACCAATCTCGTTAAAGAAGCACTGCGCATGGCCGATGGCAACAAAACACTTGCGGCAAAACTGCTTAATATTTCTCCAAGAACCATCGCACGCCGTCTGGAAAAATAA
- a CDS encoding chemotaxis protein CheD — MIGERGKVLTIGVADMKISDDPLSTLVTYSLGSCLGIIVYDPVVKVGGLLHAMLPEANDEKRKQGFNPYKYIDTGVPILFKEAYKYGALKHRLQITVAGGSQILDESGFFNIGKRNLATLRKLFWKNGVMIDKEHVEGSVSRTVRIDLNTGQVKIKLGWGEEIQL; from the coding sequence ATGATTGGTGAGCGGGGGAAGGTATTGACCATCGGTGTTGCTGACATGAAGATATCGGATGATCCATTGTCGACTCTGGTGACATATTCGCTCGGTTCGTGCCTCGGGATTATTGTCTACGATCCGGTTGTGAAGGTTGGAGGGCTCCTGCATGCCATGCTTCCGGAAGCTAATGACGAGAAAAGGAAACAGGGTTTCAATCCTTATAAGTATATTGATACGGGAGTTCCCATACTCTTTAAGGAGGCATACAAATACGGTGCGCTGAAACACCGTTTACAGATAACCGTCGCGGGCGGATCGCAGATTCTGGACGAGTCAGGGTTTTTCAACATCGGGAAAAGAAATCTGGCAACACTCAGAAAGCTTTTCTGGAAGAACGGTGTTATGATAGATAAAGAACATGTCGAGGGTTCTGTTTCCAGGACAGTCCGGATCGATCTTAATACCGGTCAGGTTAAAATCAAGCTGGGCTGGGGAGAGGAAATTCAATTATGA
- a CDS encoding chemotaxis protein CheW: MDDVRKSSTETLTNLENIQGKYLTFKLADEEYGLEILKVKEIIGMMAVTTLPRTPKYVKGVINLRGKVIPVIDLRLKFGLDEKVYDEKTCIIVVEIGESGVNAHMGIIVDAVSEVLNVTIDELEPTPRFGVALDTDYILGMAKGKGTVRTLLDINKVLTAEELSLLTEKI; this comes from the coding sequence ATGGACGATGTCAGAAAGAGCTCAACAGAGACTCTCACCAATCTGGAGAATATCCAGGGAAAGTATCTGACTTTCAAGCTTGCCGATGAGGAATACGGGCTGGAAATCCTGAAAGTGAAAGAAATAATCGGCATGATGGCAGTAACGACTCTTCCACGGACACCGAAGTATGTAAAAGGTGTGATTAACCTTCGCGGGAAAGTCATCCCTGTAATCGATCTCAGGCTGAAGTTCGGACTTGACGAAAAGGTATATGATGAAAAAACCTGTATCATCGTCGTGGAAATCGGCGAAAGCGGTGTGAACGCCCATATGGGGATTATTGTCGATGCGGTATCCGAGGTCCTCAATGTTACTATCGATGAGCTCGAACCTACGCCGCGTTTCGGTGTGGCGCTTGATACCGATTATATCCTCGGCATGGCAAAGGGCAAGGGGACGGTTCGGACGCTGCTCGATATCAACAAGGTTCTCACCGCCGAAGAACTGAGCCTCTTAACGGAAAAAATATAA
- a CDS encoding response regulator has product MIGGISHYFNNVFTGILGNLSLAGIDAPEGLSPFIGNAAHAADRARTFTRQLLSLSRKSVVVLEPTDIGALIEDVESFARLTFDRRIEIAVAKPDGLHCVLADAASIHHVLLNLCINARDAIEEKHVTLAGMTEPRITIEARNETIPVRCDADRRKSHGTGHPDARSGRHVRITVSDNGCGMDEESIKRIFEPYYTTKEPGKGTGLGLTVALETIRQHNGWIECASTAGQGSAFTVYLPATSLKKEISGERKIVDLPPGTERILFVDDEEMVRTFGILTLERLGYSVLSASNGREALDLYIREHGSIDLVILDLGLPVLSGQELLKHIRLINRDVTVLVLSGHDFVHDRDVFGELRADDYILKPFTIYDLAASVRAVLDRKSGR; this is encoded by the coding sequence ATGATCGGCGGTATATCGCACTACTTCAACAATGTTTTTACCGGGATACTCGGTAATCTGAGCCTTGCCGGGATCGATGCCCCGGAAGGGCTTTCGCCCTTCATCGGTAATGCCGCCCATGCGGCGGACAGGGCGCGGACTTTTACACGGCAGCTCCTTTCGCTGAGCCGTAAATCCGTCGTTGTCCTCGAACCGACAGACATCGGGGCGCTCATCGAGGATGTGGAATCGTTCGCACGGCTGACTTTCGACCGCCGAATCGAGATTGCAGTGGCGAAACCCGATGGTCTCCACTGTGTTCTTGCCGATGCGGCGTCGATTCACCATGTTCTGCTGAACCTCTGTATCAACGCCCGTGATGCAATCGAGGAAAAACATGTGACCCTTGCCGGGATGACCGAGCCGCGTATCACCATCGAGGCCCGCAATGAAACGATACCGGTCCGCTGCGATGCAGACCGTCGAAAAAGTCATGGTACCGGTCATCCTGATGCCCGTTCCGGCAGGCATGTCAGGATCACGGTTTCTGATAACGGATGCGGAATGGATGAAGAATCGATAAAACGGATATTCGAGCCGTACTACACCACAAAAGAACCCGGAAAAGGCACCGGTCTCGGGCTGACTGTCGCCCTTGAAACCATCAGGCAGCATAACGGCTGGATCGAATGCGCGAGCACCGCAGGGCAGGGATCCGCGTTTACGGTATATCTTCCCGCCACAAGCCTGAAAAAGGAGATTTCGGGGGAACGGAAAATCGTAGACCTGCCGCCCGGTACGGAAAGGATTCTGTTCGTCGATGATGAAGAAATGGTGAGAACGTTCGGAATTCTGACTCTTGAACGGCTCGGGTATTCGGTTCTGTCCGCTTCCAACGGCCGTGAGGCGCTCGACCTCTATATCAGGGAGCACGGCAGTATCGACCTGGTCATTCTCGATCTCGGGCTCCCTGTTTTATCCGGCCAGGAGCTTTTGAAGCACATACGGCTCATCAACCGTGATGTGACCGTTCTCGTATTGAGCGGGCATGATTTCGTGCATGACAGGGATGTATTCGGCGAGCTCCGGGCTGATGATTACATTCTCAAACCATTCACCATTTACGATCTCGCGGCGTCGGTCCGGGCAGTGCTCGACCGCAAATCGGGCCGATAG
- a CDS encoding HDOD domain-containing protein — MKDLQHIIGKIDYLPPFPSVVARALSMLDSPKVKPEQIVEVIKFDPGIATNILRLCNSSYFGLNRSITSLQEALIYIGLARFREILVLSGTRQFFEKKSPGYEMRKGELWRFALASSVTAKELSKIIPVDNSESVFLAALLHDLGKLVLSEFITDSWNMIHEKVEHQGLTFIDAEKEVVGIDHAELGAMILETWGFPPAVINAVRKHHRPLEDDDTVLDDIVKISVTLTMMMGYGTSVDGLAYHGFDEVCRRNNLHTDMLDRVMGESLEIINEVESDYGICILEDS; from the coding sequence ATGAAAGATTTACAGCACATTATAGGGAAAATAGATTATTTGCCTCCGTTCCCTTCTGTTGTCGCCAGAGCGCTTTCCATGCTGGACAGTCCGAAGGTTAAACCGGAACAGATTGTCGAAGTGATCAAGTTCGATCCGGGGATTGCAACGAATATTTTGCGGTTGTGCAACTCGAGCTATTTTGGCCTTAACCGTTCGATCACCAGCCTTCAGGAAGCGTTGATATATATCGGGCTTGCGCGGTTCAGGGAAATCCTTGTTCTTTCGGGAACGCGGCAGTTTTTTGAGAAAAAGTCCCCCGGTTACGAAATGAGAAAAGGCGAGCTCTGGAGATTTGCCCTGGCATCCTCGGTCACCGCGAAAGAGCTGTCAAAGATCATTCCGGTCGACAACAGCGAGTCAGTATTTCTGGCGGCGCTTCTCCATGACCTTGGCAAACTGGTTCTCAGCGAGTTTATTACCGATTCATGGAACATGATCCATGAAAAGGTCGAACATCAGGGTTTAACATTTATCGATGCTGAAAAAGAAGTCGTGGGCATCGATCATGCGGAGCTCGGCGCCATGATCCTTGAAACATGGGGATTTCCACCGGCGGTAATCAATGCGGTGAGAAAACATCACAGACCCCTTGAAGACGATGATACCGTGCTCGATGATATTGTGAAAATATCGGTCACCCTGACCATGATGATGGGTTACGGGACATCGGTTGACGGTCTCGCGTATCATGGCTTTGACGAGGTCTGCCGCCGTAATAATCTCCACACCGATATGTTGGACAGAGTGATGGGAGAGTCGCTCGAAATAATAAATGAAGTTGAATCAGACTATGGAATATGTATTCTGGAGGATTCCTGA